ACCTTCATGACGGCCTGGAACGACTTCTTCTGGCCGATCGTCGCGCTGTCCTCGCAAGAGCCGACCGTCCAGGTCGCGCTGCGCCAGCTGGGCGGCGGATACGTCCACGACCAGTCCGTGATCATGGCGGGCACCCTGCTCGGCACGCTGCCCGTGCTGCTGGTCTTCGGACTGCTCGGCCGGCAGATCGTCGGCGGCATCATGCAGGGCGCGGTCAAGGGCTGACGCGGCCGCCCCGGCCTTCCCCTCACCTTCCTGGAGTCCTCCCATGACCACGCTCGACACGTCTCCCGTCACGAAGACGGGCCTCTCCTTCCCGGCCGGCTTTCGCTGGGGCACGGCCACCGCCGCGTACCAGATCGAGGGCGCGGCCGCCCTGTACGGCCGGACGCCCTCCATCTGGGACACCTTCAGCCGCACCCCCGGCAAGGTCCACAACGGCGACACCGGGGACACGGCCGCCGACCACTACCACCGCATGAGCGAGGACGTGGCCCTGCTCCGCAGGCTCGGCGTGAGCGACTACCGCTTCTCGGTGGCCTGGCCGCGGGTCCAGCCCACCGGCCGCGGGCCCGCCGTCCAGCAGGGCCTGGACTTCTACCGGCGGCTCGTCGACGAGCTGCTGGCGGCCGGGATCCGGCCCGTCGCCACCCTCTACCACTGGGACCTGCCGCAGGAGCTCGAGGACCTGGGGGGCTGGCCGCGGCGGGAGACCGCCGAACGGTTCGCCGAGTACGCGGGGCTCGTGGCCGGGGCGCTCGGCGACCGGGTGGCCGACTGGACCACGTTCAACGAGCCCTGGTGCGCCGCCTTCCTCGGCTACGCGTCCGGGGTGCACGCCCCGGGCCGCACCGAGCCGGCGTCCGCGCTGCGGGCCGCGCACCACTTCAACCTGGCCCACGGCATGGGGGTGGCGGCGCTGCGCGCGGTCCTCCCCCGGTCGGCCGAGGTCTCGCTGACGCTGAACCTGCACGCGCTGCGGCCGCGGACGCGCTCCGCCGCCGATCTGGACGCGGTGCGCCGGATCGACGCGGTGGGCAACAGGATCTTCCTCGACCCGGTCTTCCACGGGCGCCTCCCGCAGGACCTGGTCCGCGACACCGCCGGGGTGACGGACTGGTCCTTCGTCCGGGACGGCGATCTGGCCGCCGCCGCGGCGACGATCGACTGGCTGGGCCTCAACTACTACGCCCCGACGGTGGTCGCGGCCGCCGAGCCGGGGGACCCGGAGCCCTCCGCCGGGCCCTCGCCCTGGGCGGGTGCCGAACGACACGTGCGCTTCCTGCCCGCGCCGGGGCCGCGGACGGCCATGGACTGGCCGGTGGATGCGGACGGCCTGCACGAGCTGCTGGTCCGGCTGCGCGACGAACTGCCCGGCGTACCGCTGCTGATCACGGAGAACGGTGCGGCGTACGTGGACTACGCCGACCCCGAGGGCGATGTGCACGACCCGGAGCGGATCGAGTACCTGCACGGCCATCTGGCCGCGGTGCACCGGGCGATCGCGGACGGGGCCGATGTGCGCGGGTACTTCGTGTGGTCGCTGCTGGACAACTTCGAGTGGGCGTACGGGTACAGCCAGCGGTTCGGCCTCGTCCACGTCGACTTCG
The Streptomyces sp. NBC_01296 DNA segment above includes these coding regions:
- a CDS encoding GH1 family beta-glucosidase — translated: MTTLDTSPVTKTGLSFPAGFRWGTATAAYQIEGAAALYGRTPSIWDTFSRTPGKVHNGDTGDTAADHYHRMSEDVALLRRLGVSDYRFSVAWPRVQPTGRGPAVQQGLDFYRRLVDELLAAGIRPVATLYHWDLPQELEDLGGWPRRETAERFAEYAGLVAGALGDRVADWTTFNEPWCAAFLGYASGVHAPGRTEPASALRAAHHFNLAHGMGVAALRAVLPRSAEVSLTLNLHALRPRTRSAADLDAVRRIDAVGNRIFLDPVFHGRLPQDLVRDTAGVTDWSFVRDGDLAAAAATIDWLGLNYYAPTVVAAAEPGDPEPSAGPSPWAGAERHVRFLPAPGPRTAMDWPVDADGLHELLVRLRDELPGVPLLITENGAAYVDYADPEGDVHDPERIEYLHGHLAAVHRAIADGADVRGYFVWSLLDNFEWAYGYSQRFGLVHVDFATQRRTLKDSARWYADVIARGALPG